Proteins from a genomic interval of Kitasatospora kifunensis:
- a CDS encoding hemolysin family protein — protein sequence MNETLQDAALVLLFIILGGLFNIAEISLISLREGQIRALAERGTKRADRAAHLAADPNRFLAAVQVGVTCMGFLSAAFGADTLAGKLSPVFVHLGLSAGVANAVALVGLTLLISYISLVLGELTPKRIGLQRAESLALVAAPVVDVMSVALRPVIWLLGRSTNLMVRLLGGDPKAGRGSMSSEELRGLVAANTELGSDERALIADVFAAGERQLREVMVPRTEVTFLDADQPLAEVREETSTSPHSRYPVVEGSYDAVVGFVHVRDLYRAHGEQALRVREIARPVKLLPATKRVLEAMSEMRREGHHLAMVVDEYGGTAGIVTLEDLVEEVIGEIRDEYDTQESTATRRLAGGGVEVNGLLNLPDFAEETGVTLPEGPYETVAGYVVAELGELPEVGDQVLVAKEGAEQGVLLTVAALDGRRIDRIKVSAESAQPGGSGERSPEPPGEGGS from the coding sequence GTGAACGAAACCCTCCAGGATGCCGCCCTCGTCCTGCTCTTCATCATCCTCGGTGGGCTGTTCAACATCGCCGAGATCTCGCTGATCTCGCTGCGCGAGGGCCAGATCCGCGCGCTGGCCGAGCGCGGCACCAAGCGGGCCGACCGGGCCGCGCACCTGGCCGCCGACCCCAACCGGTTCCTGGCCGCCGTGCAGGTCGGGGTGACCTGCATGGGTTTCCTGTCGGCCGCCTTCGGCGCGGACACGCTGGCCGGCAAGCTCTCCCCGGTCTTCGTGCACCTGGGCCTGTCCGCCGGGGTGGCGAACGCGGTGGCGCTGGTCGGCCTGACCCTGTTGATCTCCTACATCTCGCTGGTGCTGGGTGAGTTGACCCCCAAGCGGATCGGGCTGCAGCGGGCCGAGTCGCTCGCGCTGGTGGCCGCGCCGGTGGTCGACGTGATGTCGGTGGCGCTGCGTCCGGTGATCTGGCTGCTGGGCCGGTCCACCAACCTCATGGTGCGCCTGCTCGGTGGCGATCCGAAGGCCGGGCGCGGCAGCATGAGCTCCGAGGAGCTGCGCGGGCTGGTCGCCGCCAACACCGAACTGGGCAGCGACGAGCGGGCGTTGATCGCCGATGTGTTCGCGGCCGGCGAGCGTCAGCTGCGCGAGGTGATGGTGCCGCGCACCGAGGTCACCTTCCTGGACGCCGACCAGCCGCTGGCCGAGGTCCGCGAGGAGACCAGTACCTCGCCGCACTCGCGCTACCCGGTGGTCGAGGGCTCCTACGACGCGGTGGTCGGCTTCGTGCACGTGCGCGACCTGTACCGGGCGCACGGCGAGCAGGCGCTGCGGGTGCGCGAGATCGCCCGACCGGTCAAGCTGCTGCCGGCCACCAAACGGGTGCTGGAGGCGATGAGCGAGATGCGCCGCGAGGGGCACCACCTGGCGATGGTGGTGGACGAGTACGGCGGCACGGCCGGGATCGTCACCCTGGAGGACCTGGTCGAGGAGGTGATCGGGGAGATCCGTGACGAGTACGACACCCAGGAGAGCACCGCGACACGCCGGTTGGCGGGCGGCGGGGTCGAGGTCAACGGCCTGCTCAACCTGCCGGACTTCGCCGAGGAGACCGGCGTGACGCTGCCCGAGGGCCCGTACGAGACGGTGGCCGGCTACGTGGTGGCCGAGCTGGGTGAGCTGCCCGAGGTCGGTGACCAGGTGCTGGTGGCCAAGGAGGGGGCCGAGCAGGGGGTGCTGCTCACCGTGGCGGCGCTGGACGGGCGGCGGATCGATCGGATCAAGGTGAGCGCCGAGTCGGCGCAGCCGGGCGGCTCGGGCGAGCGCTCGCCCGAGCCGCCCGGCGAAGGCGGGTCCTGA
- the trpS gene encoding tryptophan--tRNA ligase, with protein sequence MVNAAVNDSAQERLRVLSGIQPTSGSFHLGNYLGAVRQWVDLQETNDAFYMVVDLHAITVAQDPAQLRENTRISVAQLLGAGLDPERCTLFVQSHVPEHAQLAWVMNCLTGFGEAARMTQFKDKSAKQGTDSTTVGLFTYPVLMVADVLLYQADAVPVGEDQRQHLELTRDLAERFNSRYQPTFTLPKPYIPKATAKIMDLQDPTAKMSKSAASPKGLISLLDDPKLSAKKFKSAVTDTDTVVSYDEEKKAGVSNLLRIHSALSGQSIEQLVAHFEGKMYGALKTELAELYAEWVVPFQQRTQAYLDDPAELDRVLALGAEKAREVASVTLATVFDRVGFLLPAGVASSSSSAAQR encoded by the coding sequence ATGGTCAACGCAGCGGTCAACGATTCGGCGCAGGAACGCCTGCGGGTGCTCTCCGGTATCCAGCCCACCTCGGGCTCGTTCCACCTCGGGAACTACCTGGGAGCGGTGCGCCAGTGGGTGGATCTCCAGGAGACGAACGACGCCTTCTACATGGTGGTCGACCTGCACGCGATCACGGTGGCGCAGGACCCGGCGCAGTTGCGTGAGAACACCCGGATCTCGGTCGCGCAGCTGCTGGGCGCCGGGCTGGACCCGGAGCGCTGCACCCTCTTCGTCCAGTCCCACGTGCCCGAGCACGCGCAGCTCGCCTGGGTGATGAACTGCCTCACCGGCTTCGGCGAGGCCGCCCGGATGACCCAGTTCAAGGACAAGTCCGCCAAGCAGGGCACCGACAGCACCACGGTCGGCCTGTTCACCTACCCGGTGCTGATGGTCGCGGACGTCCTGCTCTACCAGGCCGACGCGGTGCCGGTCGGCGAGGACCAGCGCCAGCACCTGGAGCTCACCCGGGACCTGGCCGAGCGCTTCAACAGCCGCTACCAGCCCACCTTCACGCTGCCCAAGCCGTACATCCCCAAGGCGACGGCGAAGATCATGGACCTGCAGGACCCGACGGCCAAGATGAGCAAGTCGGCCGCCTCGCCCAAGGGCCTGATCAGCCTGCTGGACGACCCGAAGCTCAGCGCCAAGAAGTTCAAGAGCGCGGTAACCGACACCGACACGGTGGTCTCCTACGACGAGGAGAAGAAGGCCGGCGTCTCCAACCTGCTGCGGATCCACTCCGCGCTGAGCGGGCAGAGCATCGAGCAGCTGGTGGCCCACTTCGAGGGCAAGATGTACGGCGCGCTCAAGACCGAGCTGGCCGAGCTGTACGCCGAGTGGGTGGTGCCGTTCCAGCAGCGCACCCAGGCCTACCTGGACGACCCGGCCGAGCTGGACCGGGTGCTGGCGCTGGGTGCCGAGAAGGCCCGCGAGGTGGCCTCGGTGACCCTGGCCACGGTCTTCGACCGGGTCGGCTTCCTGCTGCCGGCCGGCGTGGCCTCGAGCAGCTCGTCGGCCGCCCAGCGCTGA
- a CDS encoding 2'-5' RNA ligase family protein, with protein MPDSVPADGGDLPEDATIGASLTIGVAVTVPEPFGSAIQDARAALGDPLARAIPTHVTLLPPTEIGAERLPEVRAHLAAVAAAHRPFRMLLHGSGTFRPISPVVFVRVEEGAQECRELEAAIRSGPLARELAFPYHPHVTVAHGLAEEVLDTALVEARAFHAAFAVPSFTLSWFGADAVWRPWRGYALDAR; from the coding sequence ATGCCCGATTCCGTGCCCGCCGATGGTGGTGACCTCCCGGAGGACGCCACCATCGGCGCGTCGCTGACCATCGGCGTGGCGGTCACGGTGCCCGAGCCGTTCGGCTCGGCGATCCAGGACGCGCGGGCCGCCCTCGGCGATCCGCTCGCCCGCGCGATACCCACGCACGTCACGCTGCTGCCGCCGACCGAGATCGGGGCCGAGCGGCTGCCCGAGGTGCGGGCCCATCTGGCGGCCGTGGCAGCGGCGCACCGCCCCTTTCGGATGCTGCTGCACGGCAGTGGCACCTTCCGCCCGATCTCCCCGGTGGTCTTCGTCCGGGTCGAGGAGGGGGCACAGGAGTGCCGTGAGCTGGAGGCGGCGATCCGCTCCGGGCCGCTGGCCCGGGAGTTGGCCTTCCCCTACCACCCGCATGTGACGGTGGCGCACGGTCTGGCCGAGGAGGTGCTGGACACGGCCCTGGTCGAGGCGCGGGCCTTCCACGCGGCTTTCGCGGTGCCCTCGTTCACCCTCTCCTGGTTCGGGGCCGACGCAGTCTGGCGTCCGTGGCGCGGATACGCGCTCGACGCTCGTTAA
- a CDS encoding stealth family protein, protein MTEQPVPPPAPEPCPEPEPDPAPTAEELRWQREEWLLEQDPGLVRHDGLVAEVRDDLLSWDAFLRSFTEVTELLIGADLRFAPMRGQEARQWVVIAPGQRAEVLATCAAAFAGQPVYADLLGHDVTLRTVLAESLPEAVAALEGHRLEQPVDEPSESEASSTAVDDSAFEEGSDQVQVDRVKGVRIYRPVVTGGRTLVYGPEHGCDLDFWDSAEPSSGAIAAIHEPPFGWWVPSLEADATVRIGGRDYPAPAAFARPLLDDVTFPVDAVVTWVDDGDPLWRGRREARLAKMAEPPATGAGAERFHNRDELRYCLRSIAMYAPWIRHVFLVTDGQQPEWLKAEHPGLTVVSHRELFADPSVLPVFNSHSIETQLHRIPNLAEHFLYFNDDMFLGRPVRAEQFFQGNGSPLVNLDSRVIPPGRVTGDDDEYVAAQKNTRELVRRTYDRDTTNTLSHAPYPLTRTLLAEIGEVFADELAATAGSTFRAPTDVAPITLAVSHGYLTSRVAWGRIGHRYVDVDRQAALEQLPGLLKGREIDTFCLNDGALEEVPRAEQDRLVTAFLQAYFPVAGPFEDKPPELCVLLPVAPQEAERAAQAEQEPSADAGLRPHLVEQHG, encoded by the coding sequence ATGACCGAGCAGCCGGTGCCGCCCCCCGCTCCCGAGCCGTGCCCCGAGCCCGAGCCGGACCCCGCCCCGACAGCGGAGGAGTTGCGGTGGCAGCGCGAGGAGTGGCTGCTGGAGCAGGACCCCGGACTGGTGCGCCACGACGGCCTGGTGGCCGAGGTGCGCGATGACCTGCTCTCCTGGGACGCCTTCCTGCGTAGCTTCACCGAGGTGACCGAGCTGCTGATCGGCGCCGACCTCAGGTTCGCCCCGATGCGCGGTCAGGAGGCCCGCCAGTGGGTGGTGATCGCGCCCGGCCAGCGGGCCGAGGTGCTCGCCACCTGCGCCGCCGCGTTCGCCGGTCAGCCGGTCTACGCGGACCTGCTGGGGCACGATGTGACGCTCCGGACGGTGCTGGCGGAGAGCTTGCCCGAGGCCGTCGCGGCCCTGGAGGGCCACCGTCTCGAGCAGCCTGTTGACGAGCCGTCGGAATCAGAAGCATCGTCAACGGCCGTCGATGACAGTGCGTTTGAGGAGGGGTCGGACCAGGTCCAGGTGGATCGGGTGAAGGGCGTGCGGATCTACCGCCCGGTGGTGACCGGCGGTCGGACCCTGGTCTACGGCCCGGAGCACGGCTGCGACCTGGACTTCTGGGATTCGGCCGAGCCGTCCAGCGGCGCCATCGCGGCCATCCACGAACCCCCGTTCGGCTGGTGGGTGCCCTCTCTGGAGGCGGACGCGACGGTGCGGATCGGCGGCCGGGACTACCCCGCGCCGGCGGCCTTCGCCCGGCCGCTGCTGGACGACGTCACCTTCCCGGTGGACGCGGTGGTCACCTGGGTGGACGACGGTGACCCGCTCTGGCGCGGCCGACGGGAGGCGAGGCTGGCCAAGATGGCCGAGCCCCCGGCCACCGGGGCCGGCGCCGAGCGCTTCCACAACCGGGATGAACTGCGCTACTGCCTGCGCTCGATCGCCATGTACGCACCCTGGATCCGGCACGTCTTCCTGGTCACCGACGGCCAGCAGCCCGAGTGGCTCAAGGCCGAGCACCCGGGGCTCACCGTGGTCTCCCACCGGGAGCTGTTCGCCGATCCGTCGGTGCTTCCGGTATTCAACTCGCATTCGATCGAAACGCAGCTGCATCGAATTCCGAACCTCGCCGAGCATTTCCTGTATTTCAATGACGACATGTTTCTCGGTCGCCCGGTCAGGGCCGAACAATTCTTCCAGGGAAACGGCTCGCCCTTGGTCAACCTCGATTCCCGGGTCATCCCGCCGGGTCGGGTGACGGGTGACGACGACGAATACGTCGCGGCGCAGAAGAACACCCGGGAACTCGTCCGGCGTACTTATGACCGGGACACCACCAATACCCTGAGCCACGCGCCCTATCCGCTGACCCGCACGCTGCTCGCCGAGATCGGCGAGGTCTTCGCCGACGAGCTCGCCGCCACCGCCGGATCGACCTTCCGCGCGCCCACCGACGTCGCGCCGATCACGCTGGCGGTCAGCCACGGCTACCTCACCAGCCGGGTCGCCTGGGGCCGGATCGGCCACCGCTACGTCGACGTCGACCGGCAGGCGGCGTTGGAGCAGCTGCCCGGCCTGCTCAAGGGCCGCGAGATCGACACCTTCTGCCTCAACGACGGTGCGTTGGAGGAGGTGCCGAGAGCGGAGCAGGACCGGCTCGTCACCGCGTTCCTGCAGGCCTACTTCCCGGTGGCCGGACCGTTCGAGGACAAGCCTCCCGAGCTCTGCGTCCTGCTCCCGGTCGCGCCCCAGGAGGCGGAGCGGGCAGCGCAGGCCGAGCAGGAACCGAGTGCGGACGCCGGCCTGCGGC